A genomic stretch from uncultured Pseudodesulfovibrio sp. includes:
- a CDS encoding ATP-binding cassette domain-containing protein, which translates to MNEQNTVISVQNLTCGYDDTVIVEDVSFDIKQGEIFIILGGSGCGKSTLLKNMIGLIQPMAGQVFYGDDELTTAFGAKRDSIIRKFGVMYQMGALFGSMSLLQNVMLPLEEFTDLPREAMTLIAKSKLAMVNLENATYKMPAALSGGMKKRAAIARAMALDPSILFLDEPGAGLDPISSAALDELILDLSQNLGITFVIVTHELESIYKIADRVIMLDKDVKSIVAEGDPKELRDTSENQFVRRFFLRQPTLEAVEDTDAHTAK; encoded by the coding sequence ATGAACGAACAAAATACCGTCATAAGCGTTCAGAACCTGACCTGCGGCTACGACGACACCGTCATCGTGGAAGATGTCAGCTTCGACATCAAACAGGGTGAAATCTTCATCATTCTCGGCGGTTCGGGCTGCGGTAAATCCACGCTGTTAAAAAACATGATCGGACTCATACAACCCATGGCCGGTCAAGTCTTTTACGGGGACGATGAACTGACCACTGCTTTTGGAGCCAAGCGCGACAGCATCATCCGCAAATTCGGAGTGATGTATCAAATGGGCGCTCTGTTCGGGTCTATGTCACTTCTGCAAAATGTCATGCTGCCGCTTGAAGAATTCACCGACTTGCCGCGAGAAGCCATGACCCTCATCGCCAAATCCAAACTCGCCATGGTCAATCTGGAAAATGCGACATACAAAATGCCCGCAGCTTTGTCCGGTGGCATGAAAAAACGGGCAGCTATTGCCCGGGCCATGGCACTCGACCCCAGCATTCTTTTTCTGGATGAACCAGGTGCAGGGCTTGACCCTATTTCCAGTGCGGCCCTCGATGAGCTCATCCTCGACCTGTCGCAAAACCTCGGCATAACCTTTGTCATTGTCACTCACGAACTGGAATCCATTTACAAAATCGCGGATCGGGTTATCATGCTCGACAAGGACGTCAAATCCATTGTTGCCGAAGGTGACCCCAAGGAATTGCGAGACACTTCGGAAAATCAATTTGTCAGACGTTTCTTCCTCCGCCAACCGACACTGGAAGCCGTTGAAGACACAGACGCCCACACGGCTAAGTAA
- a CDS encoding MlaD family protein yields MIRKRDYFKLGMFIITGATMLVAMIIVLGAGRYFQTTYTLETYFDESVNGLAVGSPVKLRGVDVGRVAEINFVSNKYDPANMGEVRYVYVECDINPDLFEFISEDKFIEVLQKDVARGLRIRPTSLGLTGQLFLNIIYDDPKTNPPLPLKWTPAHAYIPSAPSTLSRVEGAITTISKTLSSLKQEDLESIISDVKSIVDSIDNFMKTEGGKEAGKQMLGVLENTRSILARANTLMADPALDTLIPNTASAMKGVNRIITESADDIIAATHEAKVTIISFKQAANVLNKTLNDPRMDKAMSQIAPTMQNISQASADLTAAVSKVHALVNRLNGVVASEEANIHAIIGDTREVMQNVKEITGDAKRYPSGMIFGTPPSKPNPEKQ; encoded by the coding sequence ATGATACGAAAAAGAGATTATTTCAAATTAGGCATGTTCATCATCACAGGGGCAACTATGCTTGTCGCGATGATCATCGTCCTTGGAGCAGGAAGATACTTCCAGACAACCTATACGTTGGAAACCTACTTTGACGAATCGGTCAACGGCCTTGCCGTGGGATCGCCGGTCAAACTCCGTGGCGTCGATGTCGGCCGTGTGGCAGAAATCAATTTCGTGTCAAACAAGTATGACCCCGCAAACATGGGTGAAGTCCGCTATGTTTATGTCGAATGTGACATTAATCCCGACCTCTTCGAATTCATCTCCGAAGATAAATTTATTGAGGTTCTGCAAAAGGATGTTGCCCGGGGACTTCGCATTCGTCCCACGTCACTCGGTCTGACTGGACAGCTTTTCCTGAATATTATTTATGATGACCCAAAGACCAATCCGCCTCTGCCCCTCAAGTGGACACCGGCACACGCCTATATTCCGTCCGCTCCCTCTACACTGAGCCGAGTTGAAGGGGCCATCACCACTATCAGCAAAACGCTGAGCAGTCTCAAACAGGAAGACCTTGAATCCATCATCAGTGATGTCAAATCCATTGTTGATTCCATCGACAATTTCATGAAAACCGAAGGTGGCAAAGAAGCTGGTAAACAAATGTTGGGAGTCCTGGAAAACACCCGCAGCATTCTGGCCAGAGCCAACACACTCATGGCTGATCCGGCATTGGATACACTCATTCCCAATACCGCGAGCGCGATGAAAGGGGTCAATCGGATCATTACGGAATCAGCAGACGATATTATCGCAGCAACCCATGAAGCCAAGGTAACCATAATCAGCTTCAAGCAGGCTGCAAACGTTCTCAACAAGACCCTCAACGACCCGCGCATGGACAAAGCCATGAGTCAAATCGCACCGACCATGCAAAACATCTCCCAGGCCTCGGCCGATCTGACCGCGGCGGTGTCCAAGGTCCATGCTCTGGTCAATCGTCTGAACGGCGTTGTCGCTTCTGAAGAAGCGAATATTCATGCTATTATCGGCGACACACGCGAGGTCATGCAGAACGTCAAGGAAATCACGGGGGATGCCAAGCGATATCCCTCCGGCATGATTTTTGGCACTCCGCCGAGCAAGCCTAATCCTGAAAAACAATAA
- a CDS encoding ABC-type transport auxiliary lipoprotein family protein, translating into MKRHILLFLILAVTLTMAACVKLGGKPLDKRYFQINPTRSTAQVQTQYDFVLKVRRLSISNLYNTRELVYRGKNGRIESDFYNMFFVPPAAMLTSELRLWLRGSNLFSHIIEPGSMVVPGLTLEGVVNSLYGDYSLDTPAAVVEMQFFVVDESSTNNEIVFSSTYAERIPMPESTATSLVNAMTQGVQTIYTNLETDLAAAGLK; encoded by the coding sequence ATGAAACGACACATACTACTCTTCCTTATACTGGCCGTAACGTTGACCATGGCAGCCTGCGTCAAATTAGGCGGGAAGCCTCTGGACAAGCGGTATTTCCAGATCAATCCGACGCGCTCGACAGCGCAGGTCCAAACTCAGTACGACTTCGTGCTCAAGGTCAGAAGACTATCCATCTCAAACCTCTATAACACTCGGGAACTGGTTTACCGGGGCAAGAATGGACGCATTGAATCGGATTTCTACAACATGTTCTTTGTCCCCCCAGCGGCCATGTTGACTTCCGAACTCCGCCTGTGGCTCAGAGGCTCCAACCTTTTTAGCCACATCATCGAACCCGGCAGTATGGTGGTGCCGGGACTGACACTGGAAGGCGTGGTCAACTCGCTGTATGGTGACTATTCCCTTGACACACCCGCCGCAGTGGTGGAAATGCAGTTCTTCGTGGTCGACGAATCTTCGACAAATAATGAAATCGTCTTTTCCAGCACCTATGCCGAGCGTATCCCCATGCCCGAATCCACGGCCACGTCCCTGGTCAACGCCATGACACAGGGGGTACAGACCATTTACACCAATCTTGAAACCGACCTGGCAGCCGCAGGCCTGAAGTAA
- the yjgA gene encoding ribosome biogenesis factor YjgA, with translation MVKKNKIYRPEEFDEIDESPSRSQLKRDMIDLQKLGTDLAALGDSTVKEAGLPPEVEKALLLFKKITKHEARRRHMQYVGKLMRTFDTSHVREIVEAAKKGQSIKTAEFHRLEIMRDRLIDGDDDILQELFESHPEHGQKLRQLTLGARREKAKEKPPKDARALFKFLRTLHFDEDK, from the coding sequence ATGGTAAAGAAAAATAAAATATATCGACCCGAGGAATTTGACGAAATTGATGAAAGCCCGAGTCGTTCCCAACTGAAGCGGGATATGATCGACTTGCAGAAGCTCGGCACCGATCTCGCAGCCCTTGGCGACTCCACAGTCAAAGAAGCAGGGCTCCCCCCGGAAGTGGAAAAAGCCCTGTTGCTCTTCAAGAAAATAACCAAACACGAAGCGCGTCGCAGGCATATGCAGTATGTGGGCAAGCTCATGCGCACCTTTGACACCAGTCATGTCAGAGAAATAGTGGAAGCGGCAAAAAAAGGACAGTCGATTAAAACGGCAGAGTTTCATCGTCTTGAAATCATGAGAGATCGTTTGATTGACGGAGACGATGACATCTTGCAGGAACTCTTCGAAAGCCACCCTGAGCATGGGCAAAAACTTCGCCAGCTCACACTGGGTGCACGCCGGGAAAAAGCCAAAGAAAAACCACCCAAGGACGCTCGCGCGCTCTTCAAATTTCTCCGCACATTGCACTTTGACGAAGACAAATAG
- a CDS encoding DMT family transporter produces MFKTTGKTQAFLALGVAVLLWSSSFIVLKFAFQHFDPMVVIFGRMFIASLCFLLVFKNLKNIDYRPGDWKLLTFMGICEPGFYFIFEAMALTYTDASQAGMICALLPLMVAVVARFALGEPFTRRMVVSFGLAIVGAIILSAAADPTATASNPILGNFLEFMAMVCAVGYMISLKKLTPRYNPWFLTMIQAFIGAIFYFPLLFLPSTTLPTSFDLFGISTIVYLGIMVTILAYGLYNYGMSKIPVGQASSFINLIPVITLILGALFLKERLNWIQYGASVLVIVGVYVSQGGKQTDDNA; encoded by the coding sequence GTGTTCAAGACAACAGGGAAAACGCAGGCATTCCTGGCACTCGGCGTAGCAGTTCTGCTCTGGTCCAGCTCCTTCATCGTCCTCAAATTCGCCTTCCAACATTTCGATCCGATGGTGGTTATCTTCGGACGCATGTTCATTGCCAGCCTCTGCTTCCTTCTTGTTTTCAAGAACCTGAAAAACATTGATTATCGGCCAGGCGACTGGAAACTCCTGACCTTCATGGGCATCTGTGAGCCAGGCTTCTATTTCATTTTTGAGGCCATGGCCCTGACGTACACAGACGCATCCCAGGCAGGCATGATCTGCGCGCTGCTGCCGCTCATGGTGGCTGTGGTTGCCCGCTTTGCTTTAGGAGAGCCATTCACCCGTCGAATGGTTGTCAGTTTCGGGCTGGCGATTGTCGGAGCAATTATTCTCTCCGCAGCAGCCGATCCCACCGCTACCGCATCCAACCCCATACTTGGCAACTTTCTCGAATTCATGGCCATGGTCTGCGCAGTCGGCTACATGATCAGTCTCAAGAAACTCACTCCGCGCTATAATCCGTGGTTCCTTACCATGATTCAGGCATTTATCGGCGCCATATTCTATTTCCCGCTCCTGTTCCTGCCCTCAACCACCTTACCAACTTCATTTGACCTTTTCGGCATCTCCACCATTGTTTATCTTGGCATAATGGTCACCATCCTGGCCTACGGACTCTACAACTACGGCATGTCGAAAATTCCAGTAGGTCAGGCTTCATCCTTCATCAACCTTATTCCGGTCATTACACTCATTCTTGGTGCATTGTTCCTCAAAGAACGACTTAACTGGATACAATACGGAGCATCGGTACTGGTTATTGTCGGAGTTTACGTCAGCCAGGGCGGAAAACAAACGGACGACAACGCATAA
- a CDS encoding 1,4-dihydroxy-6-naphthoate synthase — MHRKLTMGYSPCPNDTYIFHALASGIVSWPEGLEITLADVEELNGLAASGALDVVKVSVAAAADILDDYVLLRAGGAMGYGVGPLLVAGEACDLAALDGRKVAIPGRNTTANLLFGLCCREAGIEVELIEMVFDEVMPAVVAGDVVAGVVIHEGRFTFARQGLTCVLDLGAWWENHTGMPIPLGAIAIKRSLGLEVAAQMNEAIRQSVFAARENPAAGREYIKSHAQEMDNDVIATHINTFVTDYSLDVGDGGVEAVSRLLKEAGCKREDVFITSE; from the coding sequence ATGCACAGGAAATTGACGATGGGATATTCACCATGTCCCAATGATACCTACATTTTTCACGCTCTTGCATCGGGCATTGTCAGTTGGCCGGAAGGTCTTGAAATTACTCTGGCAGATGTCGAGGAACTGAATGGCTTGGCAGCGTCCGGGGCGCTTGATGTGGTCAAGGTGTCGGTTGCAGCAGCAGCGGATATTCTGGATGACTATGTATTGCTTCGGGCCGGGGGCGCCATGGGATATGGCGTCGGGCCTCTTCTTGTTGCCGGAGAGGCGTGTGATCTTGCCGCTCTTGATGGCAGGAAGGTGGCTATTCCTGGGCGGAACACCACGGCAAATCTGTTGTTTGGGCTTTGTTGTCGAGAAGCAGGAATTGAGGTCGAACTGATTGAGATGGTGTTTGATGAAGTAATGCCTGCTGTTGTTGCCGGGGATGTCGTGGCTGGCGTTGTTATTCATGAGGGGCGTTTCACTTTTGCCCGACAGGGGTTGACGTGCGTGCTTGATCTTGGTGCATGGTGGGAAAACCATACCGGCATGCCAATCCCCCTTGGTGCGATAGCCATCAAACGTTCTCTTGGTCTTGAGGTAGCCGCTCAGATGAATGAAGCCATTCGTCAGAGTGTATTTGCAGCAAGGGAGAATCCTGCGGCCGGACGAGAATATATTAAATCACATGCGCAGGAAATGGATAATGATGTTATTGCAACGCACATCAATACCTTTGTGACGGACTACAGTCTTGATGTGGGGGACGGCGGTGTTGAGGCCGTGTCACGACTTTTGAAGGAAGCAGGCTGCAAGCGGGAAGATGTTTTTATTACGTCAGAATAG
- a CDS encoding TetR/AcrR family transcriptional regulator: MTQNPKTFENLPDEKRERVLSEATSEFAEHGYHQASINRIVNRLGIAKGSLFKYFGNKQGLFEYMFGHAVNQFKQPLKHIRETTSDKDFFERIEKSLLAGVDFIQTHPHIYRIYLKMLFQENFPMRDKFLSEVRRGSTKYLRPLVTAAMESGEIRKELDPDMVVFHLDSILDRFFQAHAVPYLDGPISLYGADRQTTEDKARAITDFLRSGLGNPS; encoded by the coding sequence ATGACACAGAATCCAAAAACATTTGAAAATCTCCCTGACGAGAAACGGGAACGTGTACTGAGCGAAGCCACGTCCGAATTCGCCGAACACGGATACCATCAGGCCAGTATCAACCGAATCGTCAATCGACTCGGCATAGCTAAAGGCTCGTTGTTCAAATACTTCGGTAACAAGCAAGGGTTGTTTGAATATATGTTCGGTCATGCGGTCAATCAATTCAAACAGCCACTCAAACATATCCGTGAAACTACATCAGACAAGGATTTTTTCGAACGCATAGAAAAAAGTCTGTTGGCCGGTGTGGACTTTATCCAGACGCACCCGCACATTTATCGAATCTACCTCAAAATGCTTTTCCAAGAGAACTTTCCCATGCGCGACAAGTTCCTCAGTGAGGTACGCCGAGGATCGACTAAATATCTTCGTCCTTTGGTCACGGCTGCCATGGAATCAGGTGAAATACGTAAAGAACTGGACCCGGACATGGTAGTATTCCATCTGGATTCCATCCTGGACAGATTTTTTCAGGCCCACGCCGTGCCATATCTGGACGGCCCCATAAGCCTCTACGGTGCAGATAGACAAACAACTGAAGACAAGGCCCGCGCCATAACGGACTTCCTCCGTAGTGGGCTAGGTAATCCATCCTGA
- the mqnE gene encoding aminofutalosine synthase MqnE, with the protein MRLFNSDYYKNMGLAEIRDKVVVCERLSFEDGIKLFECPEPLAVGALAHMVRTRLHGDKAFYVVNQHVNYTNVCVNGCIFCAYQREEGQDGGFVLSKEDIIAKIDSAALTPREIHIVGGCHPKLGLSYFEDILSAIRKHLPKVVLKCFTAVEIAHFARIEDISTTEVLTRLKAAGLDMLPGGGAEIFAPTIRQQICPRKSTAEEWLKVHEEAHALGMKTNCTMLFGHIESMEDRIDHLVQLRESQDRGNGYTCFIPLPFLTENSQLTIEKPLTGLEELRTIAISRLMLDNIPHIKAYWVMLGVKQAQAALKFGADDFDGTVVEEKIGHEAGATSEQGMTRTELTEMITGCGCTPVERDGFFNEV; encoded by the coding sequence ATGCGTCTATTCAACAGTGATTATTATAAGAACATGGGCCTTGCCGAAATCAGGGACAAAGTTGTGGTCTGCGAAAGGCTGAGCTTCGAAGACGGCATCAAACTTTTTGAATGTCCCGAACCGTTAGCCGTAGGCGCATTGGCTCACATGGTCCGCACCCGATTGCACGGAGACAAGGCTTTCTATGTAGTCAACCAGCACGTCAATTACACCAACGTGTGCGTCAACGGATGCATTTTCTGTGCTTATCAACGCGAAGAGGGACAGGACGGCGGTTTTGTCCTGAGCAAAGAGGATATCATTGCCAAAATCGACAGCGCAGCACTCACCCCACGCGAAATTCACATTGTGGGCGGTTGTCACCCCAAGCTGGGACTGAGCTATTTCGAGGACATCCTCAGTGCCATCAGGAAGCATTTGCCAAAGGTTGTCCTCAAATGCTTCACAGCTGTTGAGATCGCTCACTTCGCACGTATTGAAGACATTTCCACTACAGAAGTACTAACCCGGCTTAAGGCAGCAGGTCTGGACATGCTGCCTGGTGGTGGTGCCGAAATTTTCGCTCCCACTATACGGCAACAGATATGTCCTCGAAAATCCACAGCCGAAGAATGGCTGAAGGTTCACGAAGAAGCCCATGCACTGGGCATGAAAACCAACTGTACCATGCTGTTCGGGCATATTGAGTCCATGGAAGATCGTATAGACCATCTCGTTCAATTACGAGAATCACAGGACCGGGGAAACGGATACACCTGTTTCATCCCCCTCCCATTCCTGACCGAGAACAGTCAGTTAACCATTGAGAAGCCTCTAACCGGCCTGGAAGAATTACGCACTATCGCCATCAGCCGCCTCATGCTCGACAATATCCCGCATATCAAGGCGTACTGGGTGATGCTCGGTGTGAAGCAGGCACAGGCGGCCCTCAAATTCGGCGCGGATGATTTTGACGGTACGGTCGTCGAGGAAAAAATCGGCCATGAGGCCGGAGCCACCTCTGAGCAGGGCATGACACGGACTGAACTGACCGAAATGATCACAGGCTGTGGCTGCACACCTGTAGAACGTGACGGTTTTTTTAACGAGGTATAA